In Ostrea edulis chromosome 6, xbOstEdul1.1, whole genome shotgun sequence, a single window of DNA contains:
- the LOC125645853 gene encoding uncharacterized protein LOC125645853 isoform X1 codes for MLEESLGLHVLPALAVSGVGLVLSIYLLLLCICGKSKEKDEENKEETIHLRNGTDSQVNSVALNIEDGVTVLQTPTTNGNIRNSGGSPKAGSSPHPPGANHRELPQPPTSSRNTIGGKTNPFQGDTSNKRNTVGDVGVTEDQDDYDHLMRQGFQKDNLRRSNYDHIQLGQDGQFHVQARKTEAPREEMPENDYAEVERENIYEGVKDKQPETDAKADFPSVTATSKKPYDPYSSVNDEEEDSVVPEVEKKSFDPYSKMKDGDSNSGSFDKKADDEKHASDSTPVKKKEFDPYASVKDGDSNSGSFGAKPYDPYSRVKDDKDSSGGTFKDIDPYSTVKEERTPRGKGKDDPYSKVKENDISVADDIEDPYNKVVDDPYNKVKGDDPYNKMKDDDQFNKVKEDDPYNTVKGDDPYNKVKDEEPDDPYNSVDEDEGTPEGTKGPQSYQYSTVNKVNQELREGGFSVVGEYAQVMKNKDNDANANRPLPTPNNNTPNRRSDPDPYQLPPEPPRRYQEDYNEGGSQSVASHSTNGHTTVVMVGTNGGSGATAGTVASATTNNTGSTTTVTELTNRKEPPYHKLTARESMASINARRALNTYEEVTDRENMYATVEGGSGDGVVTSKGATQNSQHPIRQELYEEIPNGDQLSAPAPPSLDTLHLMTEGKSRLSGDTTGSNRSSYAESQKSPGATASPRFSTGSAEVVSTGMVNPAFDGDPDSMVVSLDPNYTTVRDCIPDRQGEGDPNYESVEEVKSKVHQVEQEEQRKAMMERKKRVHVYEEVKEGETNPVRERVLGRHMYEDLDGVKTEKEELDKKEEGRKESEVWKRRSDVLCEKL; via the exons ATGCTTGAGGAGTCCCTGGGGCTCCACGTCCTCCCTGCTCTCGCAGTCTCGGGGGTGGGGCTGGTGCTGTCTATATACCTCCTTCTCCTCTGCATCTGTGGTAAAAG TAAAGAAAAGGATGAAGAAAACAAGGAAGAGACCATACACCTACGAAATGGGACAGATTCTCAG GTAAATAGCGTCGCTTTGAACATTGAAGACGGTGTGACGGTTCTACAAACTCCGACAACCAATGGGAACATCAG AAACAGTGGGGGAAGTCCTAAGGCTGGATCCTCCCCTCATCCTCCAGGAGCCAATCATAGAGAACTGCCACAGCCCCCAACCTCCAGCAGAAACACCATCGGAGGAAAGACCAATCCATTCCAGGGGGACACGTCAAACAAGAGGAATACAGTGGGGGACGTCGGAGTGACTGAGGACCAGGATGACTACGACCACCTGATGCGCCAGGGCTTCCAGAAAGACAACTTGAGGAGGTCTAATTACGACCACATACAACTCGGGCAGGATGGTCAATTCCATGTGCAGGCCAGAAAGACAGAAGCTCCTCGAGAGGAAATGCCAGAGAATGACTATGCTGAAGTGGAGagggaaaatatttatgaagGTGTGAAGGACAAGCAGCCAGAAACAGATGCCAAGGCAGATTTTCCTTCTGTGACAGCCACTAGCAAAAAACCTTATGATCCATATTCAAGTGTGAATGATGAGGAGGAGGATTCTGTTGTTCCAGAAGTTGAAAAGAAATCTTTTGATCCTTATTCAAAAATGAAGGACGGCGACTCAAACTCTGGCTCTTTTGACAAGAAGGCAGACGATGAGAAGCATGCCAGTGATAGCACACCAGTGAAAAAGAAAGAATTTGATCCATACGCCAGTGTGAAGGATGGCGATTCTAACTCTGGGTCCTTTGGCGCAAAACCTTATGATCCTTATTCCCGAGTGAAGGATGATAAAGATTCAAGTGGAGGAACATTCAAGGACATAGATCCTTACTCTACAGTTAAAGAGGAAAGGACCCCGAGGGGGAAGGGAAAAGATGACCCTTATTCTAAAGTTAAGGAAAATGACATATCTGTTGCTGACGACATTGAAGATCCATATAATAAGGTTGTAGATGACCCTTATAACAAGGTGAAAGGTGATGACCCATACAATAAAATGAAGGATGATGATCAATTTAACAAAGTTAAGGAGGATGACCCCTACAACACTGTCAAAGGTGATGATCCCTACAACAAAGTGAAAGATGAAGAGCCAGATGATCCCTACAACAGTGTGGATGAAGATGAAGGTACCCCTGAAGGAACCAAAGGTCCACAATCTTATCAGTATTCCACAGTGAACAAGGTTAACCAGGAGCTGAGGGAGGGTGGTTTTAGTGTAGTGGGGGAATACGCCCAGGTGAtgaaaaacaaagacaatgatgCCAATGCCAACAGACCCCTTCCCACCCCAAATAATAATACCCCCAATAGAAGGTCTGACCCAGATCCCTACCAGCTGCCACCAGAGCCACCCAGGCGGTATCAGGAAGATTACAATGAAGGGGGGAGCCAATCTGTGGCGTCTCATTCTACAAATGGTCACACTACTGTAGTGATGGTGGGGACCAATGGCGGTTCTGGAGCCACTGCTGGTACGGTAGCTTCAGCAACAACAAACAACACAGGCAGCACAACAACAG TGACAGAACTTACAAATCGCAAGGAACCCCCGTACCACAAATTGACAGCCCGGGAATCCATGGCCAGCATCAATGCCCGGCGAGCACTCAACACGTATGAAGAGGTCACTGATAGAGAGAACATGTATGCAACG GTGGAGGGAGGATCAGGTGATGGCGTAGTAACATCCAAGGGTGCAACACAGAACAGCCAGCATCCAATCCGACAGGAGTTGTACGAAGAAATTCCTA ATGGGGATCAGCTCTCAGCCCCTGCACCTCCTTCTCTGGATACACTCCACCTTATGACTGAAGGTAAATCCCGCCTGTCCGGTGACACAACTGGTAGCAACAGATCCTCATACGCAGAGAGCCAGAAATCACCTGGGGCAACAGCTAGTCCACGCTTCTCTACAGGGTCAGCAGAAGTGGTGTCCACTGGGATGGTCAACCCAGCCTTTGATGGTGACCCAGATTCCATGGTGGTATCACTGGACCCAAATTACACAACAGTAAGAGACTGCATTCCTGACAGGCAGGGGGAAGGTGATCCAAATTATGAAAGTGTGGAAGAAGTCAAATCAAAAGTGCATCAGGTGGAACAGGAAGAACAGAGGAAAGCCATGATGGAGCGAAAGAAACGAGTGCATGTGTACGAGGAGGTGAAAGAGGGGGAGACAAATCCTGTCAGAGAGCGTGTGCTGGGCAGGCACATGTATGAGGACTTGGATGGTGTCAAGACAGAGAAAGAAGAGCTGGATAAGAAAGAGGAAGGTCGTAAGGAATCAGAAGTGTGGAAACGCAGATCTGACGTGTTATGTGAAAAGCTGTAA
- the LOC125645853 gene encoding uncharacterized protein LOC125645853 isoform X2, with protein sequence MRQGFQKDNLRRSNYDHIQLGQDGQFHVQARKTEAPREEMPENDYAEVERENIYEGVKDKQPETDAKADFPSVTATSKKPYDPYSSVNDEEEDSVVPEVEKKSFDPYSKMKDGDSNSGSFDKKADDEKHASDSTPVKKKEFDPYASVKDGDSNSGSFGAKPYDPYSRVKDDKDSSGGTFKDIDPYSTVKEERTPRGKGKDDPYSKVKENDISVADDIEDPYNKVVDDPYNKVKGDDPYNKMKDDDQFNKVKEDDPYNTVKGDDPYNKVKDEEPDDPYNSVDEDEGTPEGTKGPQSYQYSTVNKVNQELREGGFSVVGEYAQVMKNKDNDANANRPLPTPNNNTPNRRSDPDPYQLPPEPPRRYQEDYNEGGSQSVASHSTNGHTTVVMVGTNGGSGATAGTVASATTNNTGSTTTVTELTNRKEPPYHKLTARESMASINARRALNTYEEVTDRENMYATVEGGSGDGVVTSKGATQNSQHPIRQELYEEIPNGDQLSAPAPPSLDTLHLMTEGKSRLSGDTTGSNRSSYAESQKSPGATASPRFSTGSAEVVSTGMVNPAFDGDPDSMVVSLDPNYTTVRDCIPDRQGEGDPNYESVEEVKSKVHQVEQEEQRKAMMERKKRVHVYEEVKEGETNPVRERVLGRHMYEDLDGVKTEKEELDKKEEGRKESEVWKRRSDVLCEKL encoded by the exons ATGCGCCAGGGCTTCCAGAAAGACAACTTGAGGAGGTCTAATTACGACCACATACAACTCGGGCAGGATGGTCAATTCCATGTGCAGGCCAGAAAGACAGAAGCTCCTCGAGAGGAAATGCCAGAGAATGACTATGCTGAAGTGGAGagggaaaatatttatgaagGTGTGAAGGACAAGCAGCCAGAAACAGATGCCAAGGCAGATTTTCCTTCTGTGACAGCCACTAGCAAAAAACCTTATGATCCATATTCAAGTGTGAATGATGAGGAGGAGGATTCTGTTGTTCCAGAAGTTGAAAAGAAATCTTTTGATCCTTATTCAAAAATGAAGGACGGCGACTCAAACTCTGGCTCTTTTGACAAGAAGGCAGACGATGAGAAGCATGCCAGTGATAGCACACCAGTGAAAAAGAAAGAATTTGATCCATACGCCAGTGTGAAGGATGGCGATTCTAACTCTGGGTCCTTTGGCGCAAAACCTTATGATCCTTATTCCCGAGTGAAGGATGATAAAGATTCAAGTGGAGGAACATTCAAGGACATAGATCCTTACTCTACAGTTAAAGAGGAAAGGACCCCGAGGGGGAAGGGAAAAGATGACCCTTATTCTAAAGTTAAGGAAAATGACATATCTGTTGCTGACGACATTGAAGATCCATATAATAAGGTTGTAGATGACCCTTATAACAAGGTGAAAGGTGATGACCCATACAATAAAATGAAGGATGATGATCAATTTAACAAAGTTAAGGAGGATGACCCCTACAACACTGTCAAAGGTGATGATCCCTACAACAAAGTGAAAGATGAAGAGCCAGATGATCCCTACAACAGTGTGGATGAAGATGAAGGTACCCCTGAAGGAACCAAAGGTCCACAATCTTATCAGTATTCCACAGTGAACAAGGTTAACCAGGAGCTGAGGGAGGGTGGTTTTAGTGTAGTGGGGGAATACGCCCAGGTGAtgaaaaacaaagacaatgatgCCAATGCCAACAGACCCCTTCCCACCCCAAATAATAATACCCCCAATAGAAGGTCTGACCCAGATCCCTACCAGCTGCCACCAGAGCCACCCAGGCGGTATCAGGAAGATTACAATGAAGGGGGGAGCCAATCTGTGGCGTCTCATTCTACAAATGGTCACACTACTGTAGTGATGGTGGGGACCAATGGCGGTTCTGGAGCCACTGCTGGTACGGTAGCTTCAGCAACAACAAACAACACAGGCAGCACAACAACAG TGACAGAACTTACAAATCGCAAGGAACCCCCGTACCACAAATTGACAGCCCGGGAATCCATGGCCAGCATCAATGCCCGGCGAGCACTCAACACGTATGAAGAGGTCACTGATAGAGAGAACATGTATGCAACG GTGGAGGGAGGATCAGGTGATGGCGTAGTAACATCCAAGGGTGCAACACAGAACAGCCAGCATCCAATCCGACAGGAGTTGTACGAAGAAATTCCTA ATGGGGATCAGCTCTCAGCCCCTGCACCTCCTTCTCTGGATACACTCCACCTTATGACTGAAGGTAAATCCCGCCTGTCCGGTGACACAACTGGTAGCAACAGATCCTCATACGCAGAGAGCCAGAAATCACCTGGGGCAACAGCTAGTCCACGCTTCTCTACAGGGTCAGCAGAAGTGGTGTCCACTGGGATGGTCAACCCAGCCTTTGATGGTGACCCAGATTCCATGGTGGTATCACTGGACCCAAATTACACAACAGTAAGAGACTGCATTCCTGACAGGCAGGGGGAAGGTGATCCAAATTATGAAAGTGTGGAAGAAGTCAAATCAAAAGTGCATCAGGTGGAACAGGAAGAACAGAGGAAAGCCATGATGGAGCGAAAGAAACGAGTGCATGTGTACGAGGAGGTGAAAGAGGGGGAGACAAATCCTGTCAGAGAGCGTGTGCTGGGCAGGCACATGTATGAGGACTTGGATGGTGTCAAGACAGAGAAAGAAGAGCTGGATAAGAAAGAGGAAGGTCGTAAGGAATCAGAAGTGTGGAAACGCAGATCTGACGTGTTATGTGAAAAGCTGTAA